The following is a genomic window from Strongyloides ratti genome assembly S_ratti_ED321, chromosome : 1.
TAtacaaaatgaaaaataaagttaaagaatctttaattttaattgaaattttaaaatataccaataaaatatgatataaaacTTTTCCTCCTTGAACATATGTACTGTTAATAGaaagaatatatttcttatctatagtttaatatatatcaaatataCTATATAGATATACATTCAATGACACCAGAAAAtatctattaataaaaaattttaccaccaaaaattatatattataaaaaaaaaaaaagttagaaaataattgaaaaatatctttaaatattatatattattttaataataaaaaaaaagtttaaaatttcttaaaagaCAGATGTTAAAATGacaaaagttatttaaaattttagttatGAATAAATGgtttagatatattttaatttgtacCAAACTTTTAAGTACATTTACCATCAAAtattaagtaaaatttttctaacatccatattttattaatgcatgaacaaaaaaatataataaaatatttttaaatatttaatcattattttacCTAATTTATAAGTAAGTAttcaaattaattatattatttagatattattaaaaagtttttaaaaattatatttatatgtataaatgagatacaaaatatatcaattgtAATGGTTAAGATTCACTtgaatagaaaaattaaatgagaataaaattaataaatttatcttttaccTTCAAATTTtggtttttatatatatttataaagataataattaataagtattatttgaaaccatataaatatatatatatatcatatgTACTTTCCGTATTTTAATCAACAAttatatgtaataaataatttttttatatatacaaaattacataaaaacaatttgaatgaacataaacatttattgtaagcaatcatttatttatttatttacattgtaaatataataattttaatattatttttaatttttaataaaatttataataataatatattattattttaaatataattaactttaataagtttaaaaaagtattaaaaatatatttaaatttataattagttataaaaataatttaaaaaaaaacaactttttaataagaaatatgatCGTATAAGTAGtgtaaaaaattgaatatacATAAAGGTTCAATTTACTTGGATTGACAAGATAATACTTACACATAAGTGAATAACATATGTATAAACAACCAATATCAGATAtaaaacacttttttttttacaaaaatgactatttttaaaatgttggCTATTCTATTTCttactatttattttgatttatttatatttatttttggtaAAGGAAACATTCGttgtaattataataaaaaagataccATTTCAAGTGAGTGCCTTACAACTATTAAGAATGGTAGAACATTCTATTTTTGTTTCATAGATGAAGGAAAAGTATGTGTTCCACATCCAATAAATATTGACTTGTCCTGTTGTACAACACAATTTAATGATCCAATAAAAGATCTTGAggaacatttattaaaattacctACTACAAAAAAACCAATCATTCCATATATATCAACAACAAAAAGTAcaataattaatgataaatttactAAAAGTGGTTGTTTTGAtcgaattaaaaaatgttatttatattcaaatctttgttttaataatttttatactgaaataatggaaaaaaattgCCGGAAAACATGTaatttatgttaatttttttcttttataaattttattctttaaattataattatcttataaaaaaaactatataaaaatttttttatctattattattttgataatattaagaatataaaacaaaaaagttattgttaaaagttttttcaataaactaacattaataatacaaaatttattatattcgtcaacttaaaatatatgtaaataataatataactcTTCATAATACTCCATTTGTTGTGGTAactaaaacaaaaaaaaagtgtacagctgtaaaaaatttatatttcctAACATTATtagataacttttttttaaaacataaaataattattttatagtataatacttaaataaaataataaaatattaattaaaattgtttaacaTTTATGATTGTAATCAAGAATTATATCAACTATTTCTTTAAGATTATTTCCTATAAAATCAGGTCTTACATCAGGATGATTTTCCCATTCTGGTCTCCATTTACCAGTACGAACAGATAACCCTCTAATACCAATTTTTTGGGCACCCCCTACATCAGATACAATGTCATCTCCTATCATAACAACTTCCtccttttttaatttcaatttaTCAACAGCCGCCATAAAGTATGACTCATTTGGTTTACCAATTACTTCATGTTCACAATTtgttgaatattttaatgctGCCCCAAAAGCCCCAACATCTAAACATGGTCCATCTTCtctttgataaaattttccatttcccattgtaaataatttactatttttgttatttaataaaattttaaatgcttcattcatttttttaaatgtaaaatcaTTCTCAGCATCACCCATTAGAACACAATTAGGATTTGTTGTATCAAGATCATTAAAATCATCTAAACAATCTTTATGTACCAATAAATATGGtcttaaatgattttttttcattatatcaATTGCAACAGGAATTGGTgtataaatatcatttttatttaattgaaaaccaagttttgttaatttatcaaataggTGTTGTCGGGTATTTGATGATTCATTACTTATAAAAACAACTTTACTTTCTTTATAAAGTCtaaatatacaaatttagataaaatatatgtatatatgaatatattgaaaaaaaaaaatatctaccTTTGTACTGCTTCAATTGAACCTTCTATAGCAACACCACCATTATTTGATGTATTATATAATACACCTGTAATATCTAAAAGAAAACCTTTTACAGGTTTATTAagtaacattataaaaatcaacaaaattattatcaaagtAAACTATTTTCCaatctaaaatatataaaattctttaaagaatatttaaaattattatcaatattaatataaataatttaaaatataaaatttcttaaatttaaaaaaaagaaaatttaatattcaatttaaataaaaaataaattgtcacatattttataaaataaaatgtttattataaaaattataatataataaagtaataaattagattttgtttataacaatctaatataatatctttaattataataactaaaaaaaaagttaatttcaATTGACAACCGttacattatatttaaccaaaaagttaaattttctaGTTTCTCATatcttaatataaaaacattatattcaaatttattaattagttaatttttgatttaataattCCTCCAATTCGGTGGTCCTCCAAAATGCTATCTCAGAATGATTTTGTGCCTGTAATTTATAACCACCACCAAATGATTCAGGTAAATTGATAGGTAAAGAATTATATTGAAGAATgttactatttatttttgttaaatcatgaaaattaaaaacatttggTATACCTTCTAatgatttatcatttttagttATACCATCAATGCCATTTTCtaaaactttaaaagaattttttttatgtaaattatttGGTTTTGAGGTAACCACCGGATTTTCAAATGGTTTAACAATTGGTAAACCACTTGAAGTGACTAAAGTAGAATCATGActatcttttttcttttctttttttgaaaagcgaaacaattcatttttaaagtatgttaaataattttcaataaatggtgaaataataaaatcacTAATATTCACActggtaaaaaattttttatctaaaaagcttgattttgttgaaaaatttttaatatctttattttctttttctgaATTTGCATTATATAATTCATTAAACGTTAATTgactattaatatttttacaggTATTATCTTTCATCtcagtaataaaatatttttcatttgaaTATGTTACAGTTGATGAATCTagtttttgtaaattattagATGGTATAAGAGATGTGACATTGTTATGTGTGAGACTTTTTGATTCGCGTGCCAATTCAATAGAAGTTGTGTGATTTAAATCTTTTGAATCCATTTCATCATTTTCTGGATTTGATTTTTTGAAACGTTTAATTCCACTATCTTCTATAACATCACTTTGTATGGAAAAATTGTTATCAGATTCATTTAAGTTGATACTTGAAGATACTCCTTCAAAAAATGATTCTCGACGGCGTTTAAAAGGGCCGGagattttgttattaataacTTCTAAAGACAAATCACTACCTACTTCTTTAGTTTCTAAAAGACTGCTTTTAATTTTGAGCAATTcacttttacttttattatttaatacacCATGTTTATGAATTTTCAAATGTAATAAATGGTTTCTTTTAACTTCCAACAACTCTTCCTGATAAGTTACTGTATCTTCATACTCTTCTAAAATGTGTATCTTGTTGTCATTCACCTCAGGagtaaatttctttttatcgTTATCATTGAGTAtcttaacaatattaaatacTTTCCTAAAAACACAAACAGGaatttttttggtaaattCATGCATATTTCCATTAGTTTTATTCAATAAATAGGTAACTTcgttatctttattattaattttatgtatGTTAAAGTTGTTGGTTGAATTTGTTAcctttaaattttcaaatattgatGAGGAATGTGTTGAAGGTTTGTCTtctaaaatgtttttatttattggttgattattttttgttgtacAAGTAATGTTGCCTTCTCCTTCTTTTACTTCcactaattttaaatttttaattactttttcaGAAGTAATCATTTTAGGATTTGTGGAGCCAtctattttatcattaatatgaTTTTCTTTAACAATTGTCTTACTCAATCTTTCAATTATACGA
Proteins encoded in this region:
- a CDS encoding ShKT domain-containing protein, translated to MLAILFLTIYFDLFIFIFGKGNIRCNYNKKDTISNEGKVCVPHPINIDLSCCTTQFNDPIKDLEEHLLKLPTTKKPIIPYISTTKSTIINDKFTKSGCFDRIKKCYLYSNLCFNNFYTEIMEKNCRKTCNLC
- a CDS encoding Phospholysine phosphohistidine inorganic pyrophosphate phosphatase, yielding MLLNKPVKGFLLDITGVLYNTSNNGGVAIEGSIEAVQRLYKESKVVFISNESSNTRQHLFDKLTKLGFQLNKNDIYTPIPVAIDIMKKNHLRPYLLVHKDCLDDFNDLDTTNPNCVLMGDAENDFTFKKMNEAFKILLNNKNSKLFTMGNGKFYQREDGPCLDVGAFGAALKYSTNCEHEVIGKPNESYFMAAVDKLKLKKEEVVMIGDDIVSDVGGAQKIGIRGLSVRTGKWRPEWENHPDVRPDFIGNNLKEIVDIILDYNHKC